The proteins below come from a single Rosa rugosa chromosome 2, drRosRugo1.1, whole genome shotgun sequence genomic window:
- the LOC133732419 gene encoding uncharacterized protein LOC133732419 has protein sequence MNSGDLNKVWEIRALKRKDRQEEASKMLDKIAKQVQPIMRKHKWRVKLLSEMCPTNPSLLGLNVNRGVHVKLRLRRPNRDLDFYPFDQVLDTMLHELCHNVHGPHDSKFYKLWDELRKECEELMTKGVTGTAEGFDLPGRRLGSVTRQPPLSSLGKTALAAAEKRAVLGSLMPSGPKRLGGDSSMMAALSPVQAAAMAAERRLQDDIWCGSAFAGASEDGECNSGTSEDCENIGASAGSSRLHNGAKVQSSDTLPQKRSRIPNKNTSSRSSKVHLGSEFVDLSNDDSVSGSDMRSQKRSRESETSSFPLSNRHLESSFVDLLGISTSGSEPNNDGTHNLEESAMWQCGTCTLLNPPIAPVCELCSTQRPKDVGTSYKIWSCKFCTLENSMKLEKCSACGQWRYSHGPPIATQPPNLGT, from the exons ATGAATTCGGGCGACCTGAACAAGGTGTGGGAGATCAGAGCGCTGAAAAGAAAGGATCGGCAGGAGGAAGCCAGCAAGATGCTAGACAAAATCGCCAAACAGGTCCAGCCCATTATGCGCAAACACAAATGGCGTGTCAAGCTTCTCTCTGAGATGTG CCCAAccaatccttctcttctcggGTTGAATGTGAACCGCGGTGTGCATGTGAAGCTGAGGCTGCGTAGGCCGAATAGGGATTTGGATTTCTATCCCTTTGATCAAGTTCTTGATACAATGCTTCACGAGCTTTGCCACaatgttcacggtcctcacgatTCCAAATTCTACAAGCTATGGGATGAACTTAGGAAG GAATGCGAGGAACTGATGACAAAGGGTGTAACTGGCACTGCGGAGGGGTTTGATCTTCCAGGGAGGCGTTTGGGAAGTGTTACACGTCAACCCCCTCTTTCATCTCTCGGCAAAACTGCACTTGCTGCTGCAGAAAAGAGAGCGGTTTTGGGATCTTTGATGCCATCTGGACCTAAGCGTCTTGGTGGTGATAGCTCTATGATGGCTGCACTTAGTCCGGTGCAAGCTGCTGCAATGGCTGCCGAGAGAAGATTGCAGGATGATATCTGGTGTGGTTCAGCATTTGCTGGAGCTTCTGAGGATGGAGAATGCAACTCTGGTACATCAGAGGACTGTGAAAACATAGGTGCAAGTGCAGGAAGTTCAAGGCTTCACAATGGTGCAAAAGTACAATCCTCAGATACATTACCACAAAAAAGAAGTCGCATACCTAATAAGAACACTTCTTCTCGATCATCCAAAGTCCATTTAGGATCTGAGTTTGTAGATCTATCCAACGACGACTCTGTATCTGGTTCTGACATGAGATCTCAGAAAAGAAGTCGTGAATCAGAAACCAGTTCATTCCCTCTATCCAATCGTCATCTAGAATCTAGTTTTGTGGATTTGTTGGGTATTTCAACCTCTGGGTCCGAACCTAATAATGATGGAACACATAATCTTGAAGAATCTGCTATGTGGCAGTGTGGAACATGCACTTTGTTAAATCCG CCAATAGCTCCAGTATGCGAGCTTTGTAGCACACAGAGACCAAAAGATGTTGGTACAAGTTACAAAATCTGGTCATGTAAATTCTGCACTTTGGAAAACAGTATGAAGTTGGAGAAATGCTCAGCATGCGGACAGTGGAGATACTCGCATGGTCCACCAATTGCAACCCAACCACCAAATCTGGGCACTTGA